From one Desmonostoc muscorum LEGE 12446 genomic stretch:
- a CDS encoding plasmid mobilization protein, with amino-acid sequence MQPDPRTNLSNQLAQTLSNRVVEPDEKRETTITFRVSTAEKTRLEQRCNGVVQSDYIRARLFDYPLPQPKLTIPEVNRQTIYELKKIGNNLNQQTRAINEAVKIGSQPLTSNLKEYLQTIKELTALLEQTHASLSQAIPDED; translated from the coding sequence ATGCAACCAGACCCTCGCACCAATCTAAGTAATCAACTAGCCCAAACTCTAAGTAATCGGGTAGTAGAACCGGATGAGAAGCGAGAGACAACCATCACCTTTAGGGTAAGCACTGCCGAAAAAACAAGGCTAGAACAACGGTGCAATGGTGTGGTGCAAAGTGATTATATTAGAGCAAGATTATTTGATTACCCTTTACCCCAACCCAAGTTAACTATTCCCGAAGTTAACAGACAGACCATCTACGAACTTAAAAAGATAGGGAATAACCTCAACCAACAAACCAGAGCTATCAACGAAGCAGTAAAAATTGGTAGCCAACCTTTGACCAGTAATCTCAAAGAATATCTGCAAACAATCAAAGAACTAACAGCCCTATTAGAACAAACTCACGCCAGCTTATCTCAAGCTATACCAGACGAGGATTAG
- a CDS encoding relaxase/mobilization nuclease domain-containing protein, with amino-acid sequence MITKIKANKSFRGTTKYVLEKEKAKIIGGNMYGTTTNKLVEQFTLSAHLNPQLKDPCYHLMLSVPKTDRALTDDELANISQRHFASVIVLSRLKGEEAQVKQPDKRISDTKLNQLVDEFIETELPAYDFFIARHSDKEHDHTHIVASRVNNLDAKSIRTWNNYAHSEHSARLLEREFNLTPVQSSWESKRKAMTRNQLERVESMGLPGEEIMRQAIERVALNKPTMPEFIERLWRDHQVKAVVSYYSNGGVRGIKFGIDVGSVNEDGSPRLLWKQGGNLNKHKCSFSKLQSELGISYEIQRDDAEIKRLNQLIESATITPANSQRIEQQPSNITTANAQKIPHKSESIAEVKPSLTQAQSLELYRYYSLDLENELVTDRDKRVAIKALKDGKTAAQVEEILKASPADWDDDEARTLVLIAKSQLPRRQPLPEAQQAEQQQLRRQLLSIAVPVGVELINHSLKGTGKDSLKFKHSTLSKQGRELVFTHDERGEVFRVQVNRNPQGEIEYSVMNIGEVRQSDIESWEKAKQILLKYIEQERQQSRARDEGLSL; translated from the coding sequence ATGATTACGAAAATAAAAGCCAATAAATCATTTCGTGGCACTACTAAATACGTACTAGAAAAAGAGAAAGCCAAAATTATTGGTGGGAATATGTATGGAACAACCACTAATAAATTAGTAGAGCAGTTCACATTATCAGCCCACCTCAACCCCCAACTTAAAGACCCATGTTATCATCTAATGCTGAGTGTGCCGAAAACTGACAGAGCTTTAACTGATGACGAATTAGCTAATATTTCTCAACGCCATTTCGCCTCAGTTATTGTTTTATCGCGGCTAAAAGGAGAAGAAGCACAGGTTAAACAACCAGATAAAAGAATATCTGACACCAAACTAAACCAGCTAGTTGATGAATTTATTGAGACAGAATTACCCGCTTATGACTTCTTTATAGCTCGACACTCAGATAAAGAACACGACCACACCCATATCGTGGCATCCAGGGTAAATAACCTAGATGCAAAATCCATTCGGACTTGGAATAATTACGCCCATTCGGAACACTCAGCGCGACTATTAGAGCGAGAATTTAACCTCACGCCAGTACAGAGTAGTTGGGAGAGTAAACGCAAAGCAATGACTCGCAATCAATTAGAACGAGTCGAGAGTATGGGGCTTCCCGGCGAAGAAATAATGAGGCAAGCGATTGAGCGAGTGGCTCTAAATAAACCCACAATGCCAGAGTTTATTGAGAGGTTATGGAGGGATCATCAAGTCAAAGCTGTCGTTAGTTATTACAGTAACGGGGGAGTCAGAGGGATTAAATTTGGCATTGATGTAGGTTCAGTTAATGAAGATGGTTCACCTCGGTTACTCTGGAAACAGGGAGGTAATCTCAACAAACACAAATGCTCATTTAGCAAACTTCAGAGCGAATTGGGCATAAGCTATGAAATCCAACGAGATGACGCAGAAATTAAACGGCTCAATCAACTCATAGAATCAGCCACAATTACGCCAGCTAATTCACAAAGAATAGAACAACAACCTTCTAATATAACTACAGCTAATGCTCAAAAAATACCTCATAAATCTGAAAGTATAGCTGAAGTTAAGCCATCACTAACACAGGCTCAATCATTAGAATTATACAGGTATTACAGCCTTGACCTAGAGAATGAATTGGTCACAGACCGGGATAAACGAGTAGCTATTAAGGCACTTAAGGATGGAAAAACCGCCGCACAAGTTGAAGAAATACTCAAAGCCAGCCCTGCCGATTGGGATGATGATGAAGCAAGGACATTAGTATTAATTGCTAAATCTCAATTACCGCGAAGGCAACCATTACCTGAAGCACAACAAGCAGAACAACAACAATTAAGGCGACAGTTATTATCTATAGCCGTCCCTGTGGGTGTTGAGCTAATCAATCACTCACTCAAAGGAACTGGTAAAGATAGCCTGAAATTTAAACATTCTACTTTGTCAAAACAAGGTAGGGAATTAGTGTTTACTCATGATGAACGAGGTGAGGTATTTCGTGTCCAGGTCAACCGTAATCCTCAAGGTGAGATTGAGTATTCTGTGATGAATATAGGTGAAGTCAGGCAGTCAGATATTGAAAGTTGGGAAAAAGCAAAGCAGATATTGCTTAAATATATAGAACAAGAACGACAGCAATCAAGGGCTAGAGATGAAGGATTATCTTTATAA
- a CDS encoding HEAT repeat domain-containing protein: protein MGETRHRNSVRVNEQGKNKLQEAKAAIGKSEGKRLTYLELAGRAAVSEKTVKRFFSGKEDVDWESASVIAKALDLELTDLIDVKPTTPPPETTATFIDWREVCSTMLEPQRRITSNLLMQDESAKKERKQIYVPLALVQRTKTDKRNKEDISPDEGTRLYEPEYETQQRFEHEAFLSQILKRREGKTKGKQIAVIGEPGAGKTTLLQAIAFWVLENNLGLPIWISLADLGRNGNLTDIETYIFDSWLKDAIAPTTLTQEILNEFRNQIQGEQVWLLLDGLDEISGGEAFHQPLEEVSRQLAEWIGRSSRVVLTCRLNVWQADRNALNNFETYRLLDFDYPQQVHQFIDNWFVEDSDKGERLKTELGLNERMRLRDLVQTPLRLALLCSIWQSEEGNLPDTKAGLYHQCMQQFYTWKQNRFGTNIKEQQELNLALGRLALRDINKGSSRFRLRETFISEELRYPDDETSLFYKALQLGWLNHIGIAAESPSKEKVYAFYHPSFEEYFAALAIDDWHYFLNHVPENPEQGTYRIFEPQWKEVILLWLGREDIKKQQKEEFIKALVEFDDGCNGQNQIPDWKGFYEYRAYFLAASGIAEFKESDLTDVIVEQITTWGFSYFNIQIQDWQKFDKQIEKNAKAVLVETNRKKAITALESLISDSQDEYTRWGAAEILVKIAPNNATAITALVKLISDSQNEYTRWGAAEILGVIAPNNATAITALVKLISDSQDEYTRWEAAEILVKIAPNNATAITALVKLISDSQNDYIQMRVAKILELIASNNATAITALESLIHDSKSENTRERAAEILVNISPNNLTAITVLVELIRNSKSENIRERAAEILVKIVPDNSTAIAALLELIRDSKSENTRWQAAEILGEIAPNNSTVITALVELICDSQDEYTRRQVAETLVKIASNNSTVITALESLIRNSQNEYTHWRAAEALVKIAPNNVTGITALVELIRDSNSKYTRERAAEILVKIASNNVTAITALVELIRDSKSVKTRREAANKLQNLLTQSENMATVVTSLKDYLSDEACKVIWHCTQTMTYPAFYKAWHQGDSQC from the coding sequence ATGGGGGAAACACGGCATCGCAATAGTGTTCGAGTCAATGAACAAGGAAAAAACAAACTCCAAGAGGCGAAAGCGGCAATTGGTAAGTCTGAAGGCAAGCGTTTAACTTATTTAGAACTTGCTGGGCGTGCCGCAGTGAGTGAGAAGACGGTTAAACGCTTTTTTAGTGGTAAAGAAGATGTTGATTGGGAATCTGCTAGTGTGATCGCCAAAGCTTTAGATTTAGAACTAACAGACTTAATTGATGTAAAACCGACGACTCCGCCACCTGAAACTACAGCTACTTTTATTGACTGGCGGGAAGTATGTAGCACTATGCTGGAACCGCAGCGACGCATAACCAGCAATCTTCTGATGCAAGATGAATCTGCCAAAAAAGAAAGAAAGCAGATTTATGTTCCCTTAGCACTGGTGCAGAGGACAAAAACAGATAAGCGCAACAAGGAAGACATTTCCCCAGATGAGGGAACACGTCTTTATGAACCGGAGTATGAAACCCAGCAGCGATTTGAGCATGAAGCTTTCTTAAGTCAAATCCTAAAACGCCGCGAAGGTAAAACTAAAGGTAAGCAGATAGCAGTAATTGGAGAACCAGGTGCAGGGAAAACAACACTATTGCAAGCGATCGCTTTTTGGGTATTAGAGAACAATTTAGGTTTACCCATCTGGATATCTCTGGCAGACTTGGGACGAAATGGAAATTTAACGGATATTGAAACATATATATTTGATAGTTGGCTTAAGGATGCAATTGCCCCAACAACGTTGACTCAAGAAATACTGAATGAATTTAGAAACCAAATTCAAGGGGAGCAAGTGTGGCTGCTATTGGATGGGTTGGATGAAATTTCTGGAGGGGAAGCGTTTCACCAGCCATTAGAAGAAGTTTCTCGTCAGTTAGCTGAATGGATAGGGCGTTCATCGCGGGTGGTGTTAACTTGTCGGCTAAATGTTTGGCAGGCAGATCGTAATGCACTGAACAATTTTGAAACCTATCGCCTACTGGACTTTGATTATCCCCAACAGGTGCATCAGTTCATTGATAACTGGTTTGTGGAAGATAGTGATAAAGGAGAACGCTTAAAGACAGAATTAGGCTTAAATGAACGGATGCGCTTGCGGGACTTGGTACAAACTCCACTGCGTTTGGCACTTTTATGTAGTATCTGGCAAAGTGAAGAGGGAAACTTACCAGACACAAAGGCCGGACTGTATCATCAATGTATGCAACAGTTCTACACCTGGAAACAAAACCGTTTCGGCACCAACATCAAAGAGCAACAGGAATTAAACTTAGCTTTGGGACGTTTAGCCCTGCGGGATATCAATAAAGGCAGTTCCCGGTTCCGGTTGCGGGAAACTTTTATTAGCGAGGAACTGAGATATCCAGATGATGAGACTTCACTGTTTTACAAAGCATTGCAACTTGGCTGGCTGAATCATATAGGGATTGCAGCTGAATCTCCTAGCAAAGAAAAGGTTTATGCTTTCTACCATCCGAGTTTTGAGGAATATTTTGCGGCGTTAGCTATTGACGATTGGCATTATTTTTTGAATCACGTTCCTGAGAACCCAGAACAAGGAACTTATCGCATATTTGAACCACAATGGAAAGAAGTGATTTTGCTGTGGTTGGGACGAGAAGATATAAAAAAGCAGCAGAAGGAAGAATTTATAAAGGCCTTGGTAGAGTTTGACGATGGGTGCAATGGTCAGAATCAAATTCCTGATTGGAAGGGATTTTATGAATACCGAGCTTATTTTCTAGCCGCATCTGGGATTGCCGAGTTTAAAGAGAGTGATTTGACAGATGTAATTGTGGAGCAAATCACCACATGGGGGTTTAGTTATTTTAATATTCAAATTCAGGACTGGCAAAAATTTGACAAACAGATAGAAAAAAATGCTAAGGCTGTACTGGTAGAGACGAATCGCAAAAAAGCTATCACTGCATTAGAGTCGTTAATTAGTGATTCTCAAGATGAATATACCCGTTGGGGAGCCGCAGAGATTTTAGTAAAGATAGCTCCAAATAACGCCACTGCTATCACTGCATTAGTGAAGTTAATTAGTGATTCTCAAAATGAATATACCCGTTGGGGAGCCGCAGAGATTTTAGGGGTAATAGCTCCAAATAACGCCACTGCTATCACTGCATTAGTGAAGTTAATTAGTGATTCTCAAGATGAATATACCCGTTGGGAAGCCGCAGAGATTTTAGTAAAGATAGCTCCAAATAATGCTACTGCTATCACTGCATTAGTGAAGTTAATTAGTGATTCTCAAAATGACTATATCCAGATGCGAGTGGCAAAGATTTTAGAGCTAATAGCTTCAAATAACGCCACTGCTATCACTGCATTAGAGTCGCTAATTCATGATTCTAAATCTGAAAATACCCGGGAGAGAGCCGCAGAGATTTTAGTAAATATATCTCCTAATAACCTCACTGCTATCACTGTATTAGTGGAGTTAATTCGTAATTCTAAATCTGAAAATATCCGGGAGAGAGCCGCAGAGATTTTAGTAAAAATAGTTCCTGATAACAGCACTGCTATCGCTGCATTATTGGAGTTAATTCGTGATTCTAAGTCTGAAAATACCCGTTGGCAAGCCGCAGAGATTTTAGGGGAGATAGCTCCAAATAACAGTACTGTTATCACTGCATTAGTGGAGTTAATTTGTGATTCTCAAGATGAATATACCCGGAGGCAAGTGGCAGAGACTTTAGTAAAAATAGCTTCAAATAACAGCACTGTGATCACTGCATTGGAGTCGTTAATTCGTAATTCTCAAAATGAATATACCCATTGGCGAGCCGCTGAGGCTTTAGTAAAAATAGCTCCTAATAACGTTACTGGTATCACTGCATTAGTGGAGTTAATTCGTGATTCTAATTCTAAATATACCCGCGAACGAGCCGCAGAGATTTTAGTAAAGATAGCTTCTAATAACGTTACCGCTATCACTGCATTAGTGGAGTTAATTCGTGATTCTAAATCTGTAAAAACGCGTAGGGAAGCAGCAAATAAGTTACAAAATTTATTAACACAATCTGAGAATATGGCAACAGTTGTCACTTCGTTGAAGGATTACTTATCAGACGAGGCTTGCAAAGTTATCTGGCACTGCACCCAAACTATGACTTATCCAGCCTTTTATAAAGCTTGGCATCAGGGTGATAGCCAGTGTTGA
- the parA gene encoding ParA family partition ATPase codes for MKIAVLNQKGGSGKTTVSIHLAHAFSMKGYRVLLIDTDPQGSTRDWAAARNGEAPFSVIGLDRPILHKELPKLAQGYDFVFLDGAPRVSDLTRSAIMAVDFVLVPVQPSPLDVWAVHEVVELVQEATIYKPDLTAAFVINRKIVNTALGREVTEVLEEYPFPVLKAQISQRVAFAESLNIGSTVLETAPKSAASDEVRAVVKEILEATKEANHGRN; via the coding sequence ATGAAAATTGCAGTGTTGAACCAAAAGGGGGGCAGTGGCAAGACCACGGTATCAATCCATTTGGCTCATGCTTTTTCTATGAAGGGGTATCGAGTATTACTTATTGATACTGACCCTCAAGGCTCAACCCGTGACTGGGCAGCAGCACGTAATGGTGAAGCTCCATTTAGTGTCATTGGTTTAGATCGCCCTATCTTGCACAAAGAATTGCCTAAACTAGCGCAGGGGTATGATTTTGTTTTTCTTGATGGTGCGCCAAGAGTTTCTGACTTAACGAGATCCGCAATCATGGCAGTGGATTTTGTGTTGGTTCCTGTACAACCATCTCCCCTAGATGTGTGGGCAGTGCATGAGGTAGTAGAACTCGTACAAGAGGCCACTATATATAAACCAGACCTAACAGCAGCATTTGTGATCAACAGAAAGATAGTGAACACTGCTCTTGGCCGAGAGGTGACGGAAGTTTTAGAAGAATACCCCTTTCCAGTGCTGAAAGCACAAATAAGTCAAAGGGTAGCATTTGCTGAGTCTTTGAATATTGGGAGTACGGTTTTGGAAACTGCCCCCAAAAGTGCTGCAAGTGATGAAGTACGAGCAGTTGTTAAAGAAATATTAGAAGCAACAAAGGAAGCGAATCATGGCAGAAACTAA
- a CDS encoding plasmid mobilization protein, whose product MAETKKTQKLSLKPTVQKTSVPEEAAAWVESRNGAEVPSTIVAEEVNNPKSKRVTFEVTEAQHQEIKIRATKKGMTIKEYMIALVEEELKR is encoded by the coding sequence ATGGCAGAAACTAAAAAAACACAAAAATTGAGTTTAAAGCCAACTGTTCAGAAAACATCTGTTCCTGAAGAAGCAGCAGCATGGGTAGAAAGCCGCAATGGTGCTGAAGTGCCTAGCACTATAGTTGCTGAAGAAGTTAACAACCCTAAAAGCAAGCGCGTTACTTTTGAAGTAACCGAAGCACAGCACCAGGAAATTAAAATCCGTGCTACTAAAAAGGGCATGACTATTAAGGAGTATATGATCGCTCTAGTTGAGGAGGAACTAAAGAGATAA
- a CDS encoding PIN-like domain-containing protein has translation MRELFPDYYYPTEEEFKTAWEKATFVLDTSVLLDLYRYPEELREQLINIFEKIADRLWIPYQVALEFQRRRMTTISDQKLTFNKVENIIQKGIDEIQKIQKGINKQLNDFQLEKRHSTISVNEFLKKMAESIQLIEQDSQEFLSELKQKKDKQLSVTTNPDPIRNKIDELIRNKIGNPPSDQETIDKIYDECRHRIEHSIPPGLIDYNEKQGDDETFTYQDIKYNRKYGDIVIWLNIIEKVKEKGYVIFITSEKKDDWWWSFKQSSEPPQKMGLRRELLEEIKVKTNDGFFWAYQTERFMKYADEYLNVDVEQKLIDQIYDISSVGQNLSDNLSYEDIDIQVITSEDLSNTIKCDFLQVFSQSNQQQYDAYAEISFWEINGWRVNGVRVDPSTYKSLTHPALGTWNIISWQENEPYGLYKGEIRANNPVCMRCFLVKKSK, from the coding sequence ATGAGAGAGCTTTTTCCAGACTATTATTATCCAACAGAAGAAGAGTTTAAGACAGCTTGGGAAAAAGCAACATTTGTTTTAGATACAAGTGTATTATTGGATTTATATAGATATCCTGAAGAACTTAGAGAGCAATTAATTAATATTTTTGAAAAAATTGCAGATAGGCTTTGGATACCATATCAAGTTGCCTTAGAATTTCAAAGGCGTAGAATGACGACTATATCAGATCAAAAATTAACTTTTAATAAAGTTGAAAATATTATTCAAAAAGGAATTGATGAAATTCAAAAAATACAAAAAGGAATAAATAAGCAATTAAATGACTTTCAACTAGAAAAAAGGCATTCAACTATTTCAGTTAATGAGTTTCTTAAAAAAATGGCTGAATCAATTCAATTAATTGAACAAGATTCGCAAGAGTTTTTATCTGAATTAAAACAAAAAAAAGATAAACAGCTATCAGTAACCACAAATCCTGATCCAATTCGCAATAAAATTGATGAACTTATACGAAATAAGATAGGAAATCCTCCTTCTGATCAAGAAACTATTGACAAGATTTATGATGAATGCAGACACAGAATAGAACACTCAATCCCTCCAGGGCTAATTGATTATAATGAAAAACAAGGTGATGACGAAACTTTTACCTATCAAGATATTAAATATAATAGAAAATATGGTGATATTGTTATATGGCTAAATATTATAGAAAAAGTTAAAGAAAAAGGTTATGTAATATTTATTACCAGCGAAAAGAAAGACGATTGGTGGTGGTCGTTCAAACAAAGCTCTGAGCCACCACAAAAAATGGGTCTAAGACGAGAATTATTAGAAGAAATAAAAGTAAAAACTAATGACGGTTTCTTTTGGGCATACCAAACTGAGCGTTTTATGAAATATGCTGATGAGTATTTAAATGTAGATGTTGAGCAAAAATTAATTGATCAAATTTATGATATTTCTAGCGTGGGACAAAATTTATCTGATAACCTAAGCTATGAAGATATAGATATCCAAGTGATTACTTCAGAAGATTTATCTAACACTATAAAATGTGATTTCTTACAAGTGTTTTCTCAATCTAATCAACAACAGTATGATGCTTACGCAGAAATAAGTTTCTGGGAAATCAATGGTTGGAGAGTTAATGGTGTTAGGGTCGATCCAAGCACTTATAAGAGTTTAACTCATCCAGCTTTAGGGACATGGAATATTATTTCTTGGCAAGAAAACGAACCATACGGTTTATATAAAGGTGAAATTAGAGCAAATAATCCTGTGTGTATGAGATGTTTTCTTGTCAAGAAAAGCAAATAG
- a CDS encoding helix-turn-helix domain-containing protein: MSEQSNSKLLSVSEVAKELEITRQRVHDLIKNGQIIAHKLGRFYYIEEAEMQRYRDKPVGKPYQPRTTASTQNSIDNCQ, translated from the coding sequence ATGTCAGAACAAAGTAACTCTAAATTACTCTCCGTCAGCGAAGTAGCCAAAGAACTCGAAATCACGCGACAACGAGTTCACGATTTAATTAAGAATGGGCAGATTATAGCCCATAAGCTAGGACGTTTTTACTATATAGAGGAGGCAGAGATGCAACGCTATAGAGATAAACCTGTCGGCAAGCCTTATCAACCACGTACTACAGCTTCGACACAAAACTCTATTGACAATTGTCAATAG
- a CDS encoding DNA-methyltransferase, with protein sequence MTPVRLISPLAVTNQKLIEVYQSNYGILYQGDCLNFLKALPDGSIDVVFADPPFNLGKDYGKGVNDQRQSEEYLIWSKEWLSESIRVVKPGGSLFIFNLPKWCIEYGAYLNQNGMLFRHWIACRMPKAFPRGKRMSPAHYGLLYYTKGEPAVFNKVYTPIQVCRHCGGEIRDYGGHRKKLNPQGINLMDIWDTPEDVWEDASYADNVEETFWTELEEMWADIPPVRHRQHKKRGANELAPIMLERIIAMASNPGQIVIDPFGGSGTTFYAAEKLHRYWLGTEIGDIEPAVQRLADLANGNKEEWESARGKKKVKNKQQESTQLDLFSHR encoded by the coding sequence ATGACACCTGTTCGCCTTATATCACCTTTAGCTGTCACTAATCAGAAATTAATTGAGGTTTATCAGAGCAATTACGGCATTCTCTACCAAGGAGATTGCCTCAACTTTTTAAAAGCTCTTCCTGATGGTTCCATTGATGTTGTATTTGCCGATCCACCTTTCAACCTTGGCAAAGATTATGGCAAAGGTGTTAACGACCAGAGGCAATCTGAGGAATATCTCATATGGTCGAAGGAGTGGCTGAGTGAGAGTATACGTGTAGTGAAGCCAGGTGGAAGTTTATTCATTTTTAATTTACCTAAATGGTGCATTGAGTATGGTGCATATCTCAACCAAAATGGTATGCTTTTCCGCCACTGGATTGCGTGCAGAATGCCTAAAGCTTTTCCCCGTGGTAAAAGAATGTCTCCAGCTCACTATGGACTGCTTTACTACACAAAAGGAGAACCAGCCGTTTTCAATAAGGTTTACACACCAATTCAAGTTTGCCGTCACTGTGGTGGAGAAATTAGAGATTACGGTGGACACCGCAAAAAGCTAAATCCTCAAGGTATTAACTTAATGGATATTTGGGATACTCCTGAAGATGTTTGGGAAGATGCTTCCTATGCTGATAACGTTGAGGAAACTTTTTGGACTGAACTTGAAGAAATGTGGGCTGATATTCCACCAGTAAGGCATCGTCAGCACAAGAAAAGGGGAGCTAATGAATTAGCTCCAATTATGCTTGAACGCATCATTGCTATGGCATCAAACCCAGGACAAATAGTAATTGATCCATTTGGCGGATCTGGTACCACATTCTATGCTGCTGAAAAGTTACATCGATATTGGTTAGGTACAGAAATTGGCGATATAGAGCCAGCCGTTCAGCGACTAGCTGACTTAGCAAATGGAAACAAGGAAGAATGGGAATCGGCAAGAGGAAAGAAGAAAGTTAAAAATAAACAACAAGAATCAACGCAATTAGATTTATTTTCACACAGGTAA
- a CDS encoding restriction endonuclease has protein sequence MKITQEVSLISRGSFRESQEWAVIQNEIRSAIELIVWPPGALTFTINPTLHGNGVKPIKTACMTALKESFGWQLETKILYATKAPGRVDATKVLDKHLFALEWETGNISSSHRAVNKLVLGMLRGVFLGSALVLPSRSLYTYLTDRIGNYEELEPYFDVWRAVNINEGFLEIFVVEHDAIDNNVPKITKGTDGRALI, from the coding sequence GTGAAGATTACGCAAGAGGTATCACTAATTAGTCGTGGTAGCTTTCGGGAGTCTCAAGAGTGGGCTGTGATTCAAAATGAGATCCGCAGTGCTATTGAGTTGATTGTTTGGCCTCCTGGTGCATTAACTTTCACGATTAATCCAACCCTTCATGGGAATGGTGTTAAGCCTATTAAAACTGCTTGTATGACTGCTCTTAAAGAAAGTTTTGGCTGGCAGCTTGAAACTAAAATTCTATATGCAACTAAAGCACCTGGACGAGTAGATGCTACCAAAGTTTTGGATAAACATCTGTTTGCCCTTGAATGGGAAACAGGGAATATTTCATCCAGTCACCGAGCAGTTAACAAATTAGTTCTGGGAATGTTACGAGGCGTTTTTTTAGGTTCAGCTTTAGTGCTTCCTAGCCGTAGTCTTTATACTTATCTTACTGACAGAATTGGAAATTATGAAGAATTAGAACCTTACTTTGATGTGTGGCGGGCAGTGAATATAAATGAAGGATTCTTGGAAATATTTGTGGTTGAACATGATGCTATAGATAATAATGTGCCAAAAATAACGAAAGGCACAGATGGACGCGCTCTAATCTAG
- a CDS encoding tyrosine-type recombinase/integrase — MFTHTSQGITSAVQMADVANTAQLVALWLTTKRSQESHRAYETDIRYFVAFLLGQNPEQVQLNDIDLRTVTINDVQAFADFLETHPTKTGKPLAPASRARRIAALKSLFNYGCKIKYLSFNAADDTLLPKTKDRLAERILSEVEVMTMVALTTNERDRALIQFLYYTAARVGEVAQVRWRDIRSNRNGQGQVTLFGKGEKTRTVLIPKKVYQALLALRMPTDTPEAAVFKSRKGDEPLKERHIRDIVAAAGKKAGIKGKVSPHWLRHSHASHSLDRHASVHLVQQTLGHSSLHTTSRYAHAKPSDSSGLYLPE, encoded by the coding sequence ATGTTCACACATACCTCGCAGGGGATAACGAGTGCTGTCCAAATGGCTGATGTTGCCAACACCGCGCAGTTGGTTGCGCTGTGGTTGACGACTAAACGCAGTCAGGAATCTCACCGCGCTTACGAAACTGATATCCGCTATTTTGTGGCTTTCCTGTTGGGGCAGAACCCCGAACAGGTGCAGTTAAATGATATCGACTTGCGAACTGTCACCATCAACGATGTGCAAGCATTCGCCGATTTTTTAGAGACTCACCCCACTAAGACCGGAAAACCTTTAGCACCAGCCAGCCGCGCGAGGAGAATTGCCGCTCTCAAAAGTCTGTTTAACTATGGTTGCAAAATCAAATACCTTTCATTCAACGCCGCAGATGATACTTTGCTACCCAAGACCAAAGACCGACTTGCCGAGCGGATTCTCTCAGAAGTAGAAGTGATGACGATGGTAGCCCTGACGACTAATGAACGCGATCGGGCTTTGATTCAGTTCCTTTACTATACCGCCGCCAGGGTGGGTGAGGTAGCCCAGGTACGGTGGCGCGATATTCGCTCCAATCGCAACGGACAAGGGCAAGTTACGCTGTTTGGCAAAGGCGAGAAGACCAGGACAGTGCTGATTCCCAAAAAGGTTTATCAGGCACTACTCGCTCTGCGTATGCCAACAGATACCCCGGAGGCGGCGGTGTTCAAAAGTCGCAAGGGAGATGAGCCTTTAAAAGAAAGACATATCCGTGATATCGTCGCGGCGGCTGGTAAAAAAGCTGGTATCAAGGGCAAAGTTAGCCCCCACTGGTTACGACACTCTCACGCTAGTCATAGTTTAGACAGACACGCATCGGTGCATCTGGTGCAGCAGACTTTGGGGCATTCATCTTTGCATACTACCAGCCGCTATGCCCACGCCAAGCCTAGCGATTCTTCAGGGCTTTACTTGCCTGAGTAG